A window of the Trichoderma asperellum chromosome 6, complete sequence genome harbors these coding sequences:
- the CWC21 gene encoding RNA-splicing factor (EggNog:ENOG41~BUSCO:EOG092D4X1O) gives MSDNVGLSTPRGSGTSGYVQRNLAQVRPRDYGAPYPKDRDMRHKQRQPDKGILEHDRKREIEVKVFDLRDKLEEEEVEEEEIDRRCDELRKKLLAEMNSRNKNNAPRKTFKEHQVHEMADAKIKESERLRRALKISSDYEEGGHWKKQEERLKDSLARKEEDEEKD, from the exons ATGTCAGACAACGTTGGCCTTTCGACTCCGCGAGGAAGTGGTACCTCCGGCTACGTCCAGCGAAATCTTGCCCAAGTCAGGCCGCGCGACTACGGCGCGCCGTACCCCAAAGATCGGGACATGCGACACAAGCAGCGACAACCCGACAAAGGAATCCTCGAACATGATCgcaagagagagattgaAGTAAAAGTCTTTGATCTGAGAGACAAgcttgaggaagaaga agttgaggaagaggagattgaTCGCCGCTGCGATGAACTACGAAAGAAGCTGCTTGCAGAAATGAATTCGAGGAATAAAAACAATGCGCCGAGAAAGACGTTCAAAGAGCACCAGGTCCACGAGATGGCCGACGCGAAGATCAAGGAAAGCGAGCGACTAAGAAGAGCTCTTAAGATTAGCTCTGACTACGAAGAGGGAGGACACTGGAAGAAACAGGAGGAGAGGTTGAAGGATTCCCTGGCaaggaaggaagaggatgaagagaaggattGA
- a CDS encoding uncharacterized protein (TransMembrane:1 (o303-327i)~EggNog:ENOG41): MALFPNLPAGEPPNLSPVELSQLLSRLKQSVLHPSPERERRLRNSEFERTRVEANLQYARAALTKLEQTLPGRRVDTHGDLTAQREILDLLFDRLDDLRKVAVDEDDSSEGEDLLGDIIPTPSESVDSRRSSNAPGGDSFEEPKVPEPEPPEPPTQTEAIPEPPTTTTTSEPAETSTREVLPTQTTQALRARHEAPSPTPSSHSTARAALFASRRKPASPQTSTATAEAILDQQRAEQDAISNSILDLASKLKESSKSFSATLEEDKNLLGAAGASMEKSELSMEAAQGRMGSLKKMTEGKGWWGRMMLYAWVYGLMVALILFVFVFPKLRF, from the exons ATGGCACTATTTCCCAATTTACCTGCTGGGGAACCGCCGAATTTGTCTCCAGTTGAGCTTTCGCAGCTCCTCTCCCGATTAAAGCAGTCTGTGCTACATCCGAGCCCCGAACGTGAACGAAGGCTGCGCAACAGCGAGTTTGAGAGGACGAGGGTCGAAGCT AACCTTCAATATGCGCGGGCGGCGCTTACAAAGCTAGAACAAACGCTACCGGGAAGGAGAGTAGATACACATGGCGATCTCACAGCGCAAAGGGAAATCCTAGATTTGTTATTTGACCGGTTAGACGACCTAAGAAAG GTGGCTGTAGACGAAGACGATTCATCCGAAGGAGAAGATCTCCTGGGGGATATCATACCTACCCCGAGCGAGAGCGTAGACTCAAGACGATCATCGAACGCGCCAGGAGGGGACTCCTTTGAAGAGCCCAAAGTACCAGAGCCCGAGCCCCCTGAACCCCCGACGCAAACTGAAGCCATACCCGAGCCTCCCACGACTACGACTACGAGCGAACCTGCTGAGACGAGTACACGCGAAGTCCTCCCTACGCAAACGACACAAGCATTGCGCGCCCGCCACGAAGCCCCATCTCCAACTCCTTCATCCCACAGCACAGCTCGCGCCGCATTATTTGCCAGCCGCCGCAAACCTGCAAGCCCCCAAACTTCGACAGCCACGGCAGAGGCCATTCTTGATCAGCAGCGAGCAGAACAAGATGCCATCTCGAATTCTATCCTCGATCTGGCAAGCAAGCTAAAGGAAAGCTCTAAGAGCTTCTCAGCTACCCTCGAAGAGGACAAAAATCTActtggtgctgctggagctaGCATGGAGAAATCAGAACTGAGTATGGAGGCGGCACAGGGCCGCATGGGGTCTCTTAAGAAGATGACTGAGGGGAAAGGCTGGTGGGGGAGGATGATGCTGTATGCGTGGGTATATGGCCTGATGGTGGCGTTGATATTGTTCGTATTTGTGTTTCCCAAACTGAGGTTTTGA
- a CDS encoding uncharacterized protein (EggNog:ENOG41), whose amino-acid sequence MPRRIFKNLVIATAGPLPGQLTLDSLRQWTTIRKGVFTEDFDEHVTHLLCTREQFNQKLPRSILIYCQHTITSAPKHGLSNQVIVKEALARGKQQHIVHCDWFEISAVNDKKEPERDYSMRNILAKQNAAKRELARIERGKREGERAVNTNLFHIYIDREFFSYQIDITRDDDEKGELGQRYTLYLWESNAKPHLYWFTAKFIKKKGDSQPRFHRPSPCSGPWRREMDLFMGFFRIKTGIEWQDRIIKQKTMPNSFFQYSPPTGGKPVGRRLRFCYEYCLQVNAQLRGLPWPPVEEAAKVEDEDTMTGPQSRSIMDSCDHEIVPVNEGHSESDSQPQSESSVADNDEEDRFSHHEIETEECALSQEVKGVPNLPQPDMTVASSE is encoded by the exons ATGCCTCGTCGAATATTCAAAAATCTCGTCATCGCCACAGCAGGCCCCCTTCCCGGCCAACTCACCCTTGACAGCCTACGACAATGGACTACAATCCGCAAAGGGGTCTTCACTGAGGACTTTGACGAGCATGTCACGCACCTTTTATGCACTAGAGAACAATTCAACCAAAAACTTCCAAGAAGTATCCTTATATATTGCCAACACACAATCACCTCTGCTCCTAAGCATGGATTATCTAACCAGGTTATAGTCAAGGAGGCGCTAGCCCGAGGGAAACAGCAACACATTGTTCACTGCGACTGGTTCGAGATATCCGCCGTCAATGATAAGAAAGAGCCTGAGAGAGACTATTCCATGAGAAATATCCTTGCCAAGCAAAACGCGGCGAAGAGAGAACTAGCTCGAATCGaaagggggaagagagaaggcgAAAGAGCTGTCAATACAA ACTTGTTCCACATTTACATCGACCGAGAGTTCTTCTCATATCAAATCGATATTACccgcgatgatgacgaaaagGGAGAGTTGGGGCAACGATACACTCTCTAC CTCTGGGAATCCAACGCCAAACCCCACCTCTACTGGTTCACTGCCAAATtcataaagaagaagggagacaGCCAACCCAGGTTCCACCGTCCAAGTCCCTGCTCTGGCCCTTGGCGCCGAGAAATGGATCTGTTCATGGGCTTTTTCCGCATCAAAACGGGGATAGAATGGCAGGATCGCATAATTAAACAGAAAACGATGCCGAATTCATTCTTCCAGTATTCGCCACCA ACAGGCGGGAAACCCGTTGGACGCCGTCTTCGATTCTGCTACGAATATTGTCTACAAGTTAACGCCCAACTGCGAGGGTTGCCCTGGCCGCCTGTAGAAGAAGCAGCTAAAgtcgaagatgaagatacaATGACGGGACCACAAAGCCGATCGATCATGGATAGCTGCGATCATGAGATCGTTCCCGTTAATGAAGGACATAGTGAATCGGATTCCCAGCCGCAGTCCGAATCCAGTGTCGCCGATAATGACGAGGAGGACCGTTTCTCGCATCATGAGATTGAAACAGAAGAGTGTGCACTATCTCAGGAAGTAAAAGGAGTGCCAAATTTACCGCAACCTGATATGACCGTGGCGTCTTCTGAGTGA
- the TRP1 gene encoding bifunctional tryptophan synthase trp1 (MEROPS:MER0045094): protein MSSATIIDHSPHQPDPSPPVATASNLILIDNYDSFTWNIYQYLVLEGATVHVYRNDKITVEELIKKNPTQLIISPGPGHPQTDSGVSRDAIRHFAGKIPVLGVCMGLQCMFDVYGGEVSSAGEWLHGKTSPLTHDAKGVFAGLPQGLPVTRYHSLAGTHLTLPERLEVTAWVAKPDGSAGIIQGVRHKDFVVEGVQFHPESILTAEGRVMIKNFLHMQGGTWEENERLQKATSAGNAKPAAPKPQKNNILQNIYASRRVAVAKQKEIPSQRMSDLQAAYDLNAAPPLVPFVSRLKQSPFDVSLMAEIKRGSPSKGVFALETQAPVQAHKYALAGASVISVLTEPEWFKGSIEDLRAVRQVLNGMPNRPAILRKEFIFEEYQILEARLAGADTVLLIVKMLEVELLERLYKYSQSLGMEPLVEVQNADEMTIAVKLGAKAIGVNNRNLETFEVDINTTGRLRSMVPDTTMICALSGINKHQDVLDCKRDGINAVLVGEAIMRAPDASVFISELCSGSKPPPKDNSLEKLHVKICGTRSVEAALEAVKAGADFIGVNLVPGARRAVSHEVALAIADAVHSATKSSVAPAKLSIPSSSATDFFSLTANNLKTPRTQVVGIFQNQPLSEVLEKQRLYNLDLVQLHGEEPIEWAKAIPVPVIRCFKPGHPSLGIRGYHAVPLLDSGAGSGKLLDVSSVKEVLRKDPDLRIFLAGGLNPENVAEAVNALGEYSSQVIGVDVSSGVEEDSKQSLARITAFVNAGKAIR, encoded by the exons ATGTCTTCTGCTACTATCATCGATCACTCGCCTCACCAGCCGGATCCGTCTCCGCCAGTCGCTACAGCCTCCAACCTCATTCTCATTGACAACTACGACTCATTTACCTGGAACATCTACCAGTACCTTGTGCTGGAAGGTGCTACGGTCCATGTCTACAGAAATGACAAGATCACAGTGGAAGAGCTGATCAAGAAGAACCCAACCCAGCTCATTATCAGCCCTGGCCCTGGTCACCCTCAGACGGATTCCGGTGTCAGTCGAGATGCAATTCGCCACTTTGCAGGCAAGATTCCTGTCCTGGGAGTCTGTATGGGCTT GCAATGCATGTTTGACGTCTACGGTGGAGAAGTTTCTTCCGCTGGTGAATGGCTACATGGCAAGACCTCTCCCTTGACTCACGATGCCAAGGGTGTCTTTGCTGGCTTGCCTCAGGGCCTTCCTGTGACTAGATACCACTCGCTTGCAGGTACTCATCTCACTCTCCCCGAGCGCCTGGAAGTCACTGCTTGGGTGGCCAAGCCAGATGGCTCAGCCGGAATCATCCAAGGCGTTCGACACAAGGATTTTGTTGTTGAGGGTGTCCAGTTTCACCCGGAGAGTATCCTCACTGCTGAAGGCCGTGTGATGATTAAAAATTTCCTCCACATGCAAGGTGGTACCTGGGAAGAGAATGAACGACTTCAGAAAGCTACATCAGCCGGCAACGCCAAGCCTGCTGCGCCTAAGCCTCAAAAGAACAACATCCTTCAAAACATCTACGCAAGCCGACGAGTTGCCGTAGCCAAGCAGAAGGAGATCCCATCTCAGAGGATGAGCGACCTACAAGCCGCGTACGACCTAAATGCCGCTCCTCCCCTTGTACCATTCGTCAGCCGATTGAAGCAGTCGCCTTTTGATGTATCTCTTATGGCGGAGATTAAGCGCGGCTCCCCGTCCAAAGGCGTCTTCGCATTAGAAACTCAGGCTCCGGTTCAGGCTCACAAATACGCCCTAGCTGGTGCAAGTGTGATATCTGTCTTGACAGAGCCCGAATGGTTCAAGGGCAGTATCGAAGATCTAAGAGCCGTCCGCCAAGTTTTGAACGGCATGCCAAACAGACCAGCCATCCTTCGAAAAGAGTTCATCTTTGAGGAGTATCAGATTCTGGAGGCAAGACTAGCAGGAGCGGATACAGTGCTATTAATCGTCAAAATGCTTGAAGTTGAGCTACTAGAACGATTGTACAAGTACTCGCAGTCTCTTGGAATGGAACCTTTAGTAGAGGTGCAGAACGCAGACGAAATGACAATAGCAGTTAAGCTTGGTGCCAAGGCCATTGGCGTCAACAACCGAAACCTCGAGACATTTGAGGTTGATATCAACACCACAGGTCGACTGCGAAGCATGGTGCCCGATACTACGATGATTTGCGCACTGAGCGGTATCAACAAGCACCAAGACGTTTTGGACTGCAAGAGAGATGGTATCAATGCTGTCCTTGTTGGCGAGGCCATTATGAGAGCCCCAGATGCTTCAGTTTTCATCAGTGAACTATGCTCTGGCAGTAAACCACCGCCGAAAGACAACTCCCTTGAGAAACTACACGTCAAAATCTGTGGCACAAGAAGCGTGGAAGCCGCCTTAGAGGCAGTCAAGGCGGGTGCCGACTTTATTGGCGTTAACCTAGTCCCCGGCGCTAGGCGAGCTGTTTCCCACGAGGTTGCCTTGGCCATCGCGGACGCAGTTCACTCGGCTACCAAGTCATCAGTAGCCCCCGCTAAACTCTCAATCCCTTCATCAAGCGCCACAGATTTCTTCTCACTCACAGCAAACAATCTCAAGACTCCTCGTACCCAGGTAGTTGGCATATTCCAGAACCAGCCCCTGAGCGAAGTTTTGGAAAAGCAGAGGCTTTACAACTTGGACCTGGTTCAACTTCATGGCGAGGAGCCAATCGAGTGGGCCAAGGCTATTCCAGTTCCTGTCATTCGCTGCTTCAAGCCTGGACATCCTAGCCTCGGTATCCGAGGATATCATGCCGTACCTCTACTGGACTCCGGAGCCGGGTCCGGGAAGCTGCTGGACGTCTCAAGCGTAAAAGAGGTCCTACGAAAGGATCCAGATCTCAGAATCTTCTTGGCTGGTGGCCTCAACCCCGAGAATGTTGCAGAAGCAGTCAATGCTCTGGGAGAATACAGCAGCCAGGTGATTGGAGTGGATGTTAGCAGTGGAGTTGAGGAGGACAGCAAGCAAAGCTTGGCTAGAATTACCGCCTTTGTCAATGCGGGAAAAGCAATTAGGTAG
- a CDS encoding uncharacterized protein (BUSCO:EOG092D03NE), whose product MAPVSDSNYFPSVGQCLSGEKELVSWKLVATALSDGTGQRQKSSAITKFFDDDYVRGLLREPSTAFAPPDEATNKDFETKTAPINVTSASTDRHDINVFKEDAKWLSRNAKVNLVAALRIVIIEYQSRSSRHLLGPLSSHDAANLQEAAGLQNGQGAAFLSEMGASAALDADEISAEFENSESKKRRLFDTLLTERRFFIMAADYATSIKLYKRLPIFAPGDDSIADLFKLKKPSAQLRDEMEDLLPAYLDIVASSMSGIEAGMRAFTDEALLLNDEVELDWLRSLLTEIVHSLSVVLQVVDCYGTDFPPSGAINQWFSLMEIYGFFDSIQPINQITAELVMPMKVLASAISISLLKPARALAYLSDRDEDPAQADDVYDSYLLSPDVLEQIHKSILDAAGLDSETACPIIFTWSFILHRLNVSYQTRSDRRDNLIQQSAREKFETRSVMRTPTGRRNSAGSIYSIESSKFDGFLENSSTPRDMQVVEQLAAVATAQGRVFDVMSKMTQTLGPSVDGSMSPLISSRLRVIFLELLKVSYPFVGYQSDSVSCLLSLLSPGSGYWDLSASENLPPSQDFLGSVLQDDLAMDIFFQQALDRYPYEFLPFITLCRTLCTASEQAQDDRTEIILDLLRQTPTITFTLPDTFQEYELVQEDENTNSFCLLEELPLISLSSAWSRRFIEDDAYRIPVGTYGRFITDTGRVVLMEYSHSTLSLLGRRLEISLTQEGYRCELGMLQPDETAEVISLLASLLRMEQLKATRQGDSGALVHFDNGILSEASVHISSGKDIVTVVCETMDYYMQDELAMTEDSAVSVLTACVKFLHAVLQIQPSRVWSYLAKTELLNSESRAGKLTKITGSLDLVSERFEFLTSSLSLFSGLIDTVMSSAVQRRAGSKSTSRQQPESNPWLGTADKVLSSVSFSIAQTSVDVFENTSTWMFESETNRISLLQIVVPILNKIVLDTYGMGDSPKSDNLTSCLRPAASHVIDSFLSPSTGSLRFQPLLFSFISTLTGADTTLYPNRTQAVQTQVTSILDFSTTLLRVANYLERPSTLVETYLFKTSTLSARLCAVSDHFRGPALSLLEALVINAGQSTSEPPSLLGYLGPQISKSFLQILATIGQPFVLPEVVKITWRFFSSILKNRQQWMSNCLLTGQTPREAMKQDAKNETSADSVFATALSKLKTLKDLETSEALVVLDFVASAQNYWPWTVFTLQKDTAYIDGLRAYVRDLKPSHQTVKSNAVLASIQARIAAYIAETFAMQLYHSRHLGNAETLAKALVNDLDYYLRDGVEVASYNKSLHNNFAKNFSNKYFGCALDNFKRTMVEPRELGENYYYDLDRADEILRFDPGWRGKRKGTGFLNEMKIANANLSLVDAQIALFHAWELLLLELSTCFPESDATKKQMMQVAQQCLNANQVTPGPENIFLKIVDARANLSLILVQRLVKSTLAVKDVNQLLETLIGTINSVDEPFEPQSIAYYRTLLKTLFVTLRAYQAASSKIATNTPDDLEGSIVNVTQTVLNVLDHVVAKGFRTLVSLIHDREADVFPEDLALLTAIMQACLSVPNIEQSQTSILNIMASHDAMHAATSLYSWADKLGDQGDPVYGELSILFLLELSTLPALAEQLACDGVLGAILSANLTKFMLRTNVSPYADVPIAQRCYGIWVKGMLPLMLNLLTALGATVAPEITYVLNQFPHLLRASVDRFEAPGASRTKEKSAQYLTLLGTAEVHSLALLTRVLAALRMNNSRDIPAVEWDATGLLENVDYWLSSRRLLKERLLPLGQREMEWRGKKLSGDCDNLLEEKVVAQLETVRDVLSDEFEG is encoded by the exons ATGGCGCCGGTGTCTGACAGCAATTATTTTCCCTCCGTGGGACAGTGCCTCTCTGGCGAGAAAGAGCTTGT GTCTTGGAAGCTTGTCGCCACCGCACTTTCAGATGGTACCGGGCAGAGACAGAAGAGCTCTGCCATCACCAAGTTCTTCGATGACGACTACGTCCGTGGACTTTTGCGCGAGCCGTCGACCGCGTTTGCGCCGCCTGACGAGGCTACAAACAAGGACTTTGAGACCAAGACAGCACCAATCAACGTGACCTCAGCATCGACCGATCGACACGATATCAACGTATTCAAGGAGGATGCGAAGTGGTTAAGCAGGAATGCCAAAGTTAATTTGGTGGCTGCCTTGCGAATTGTCATCATCGAGTACCAATCCCGTTCTTCAAGGCACCTTTTGGGCCCACTATCATCCCACGATGCTGCCAATCTTCAAGAAGCTGCAGGCTTGCAAAATGGCCAGGGAGCAGCATTTTTATCAGAAATGGGTGCTTCTGCAGCGTTGGATGCCGACGAGATTTCAGCAGAATTCGAAAACTCCGAGTCGAAAAAGCGTCGCTTGTTTGATACCCTATTGACCGAACGTCGATTCTTCATAATGGCTGCGGATTATGCCACCTCCATCAAACTATATAAACGCCTTCCTATTTTCGCCCCTGGAGACGACAGCATCGCCGATCTCTTCAAGTTGAAGAAGCCGTCTGCTCAGCTACGcgatgagatggaagatCTTCTGCCGGCCTATTTAGATATCGTAGCAAGCAGCATGAGCGGGATCGAGGCTGGCATGAGAGCATTTACGGATGAGGCCTTACTTCTTAACGATGAAGTGGAGCTAGATTGGCTTCGAAGTCTCCTGACCGAGATTGTTCATAGCCTGTCTGTGGTTCTTCAGGTGGTAGACTGTTATGGAACTGATTTCCCTCCATCCGGAGCCATCAACCAATGGTTTTCCCTGATGGAAATTTATGGCTTCTTCGATTCTATTCAGCCA ATTAACCAAATCACTGCTGAGCTCGTGATGCCCATGAAGGTCTTGGCTTCAGCCATCTCGATTAGCTTGCTTAAACCCGCAAGGGCACTCGCATATCTGTCTGATCGAGACGAAGATCCGGCACAAGCTGATGATGTATATGATTCTTATTTGCTCTCGCCGGATGTTCTCGAACAAATCCACAAAAGCATCTTGGATGCGGCTGGCCTCGACTCTGAAACTGCCTGCCCTATCATTTTCACGTGGTCTTTTATCCTTCACCGACTCAACGTATCTTACCAGACCAGATCTGATAGGAGAGACAATTTAATCCAGCAGAGTGCCCGAGAAAAGTTTGAAACTCGAAGCGTGATGCGCACGCCTACCGGACGACGAAATTCAGCTGGAAGCATATATTCCATTGAATCTTCAAAATTCGATGGATTTCTCGAGAACTCATCCACTCCTAGGGATATGCAGGTAGTTGAGCAGCTTGCAGCAGTCGCCACAGCTCAAGGCCGGGTCTTTGATGTAATGTCAAAGATGACCCAAACTTTAGGTCCGTCTGTAGACGGTAGCATGTCGCCGCTAATTAGCTCGCGCCTTCGCGTAATTTTTCTAGAGCTTTTGAAGGTCTCGTATCCCTTTGTTGGCTATCAGTCGGATTCCGTGAGCTGTCTACTTTCCCTCCTTTCTCCTGGAAGCGGTTACTGGGACTTATCTGCGTCGGAAAACTTGCCCCCATCCCAAGACTTCCTCGGATCCGTGCTGCAGGATGACCTGGCCATGGATATCTTCTTCCAACAGGCCCTTGACCGATATCCTTACGAGTTCCTCCCTTTTATTACGCTATGCCGGACTCTTTGCACTGCGTCAGAGCAGGCTCAGGATGACAGAACTGAAATTATTCTGGATCTGCTCCGCCAGACTCCAACAATTACATTTACATTACCGGATACGTTTCAAGAGTATGAACTAGTTCAGGAAGACGAGAATACAAACTCGTTTTGCCTTTTGGAGGAGCTTCCTTTGATCTCCTTGTCGTCTGCATGGAGCCGGAGGTTCATCGAAGATGACGCTTATAGAATACCTGTAGGCACATATGGGCGATTTATTACAGATACCGGTCGTGTTGTCTTGATGGAGTATTCTCATTCAACTCTATCCCTCCTAGGACGGCGGTTAGAGATCAGCCTTACACAAGAAGGCTACCGGTGCGAGCTGGGAATGCTGCAACCAGACGAGACGGCCGAAGTTATCTCATTATTAGCATCGCTGCTTCGAATGGAGCAGTTGAAGGCTACGAGGCAAGGTGACAGTGGTGCGTTGGTTCATTTCGACAACGGCATATTGTCCGAGGCTAGCGTACACATTAGCAGTGGCAAAGATATTGTCACCGTCGTGTGCGAAACGATGGATTACTATATGCAAGATGAGCTGGCTATGACTGAGGACTCTGCCGTGAGCGTTCTTACTGCCTGCGTCAAGTTTTTGCATGCTGTTCTGCAGATCCAACCTAGCCGAGTCTGGTCTTATCTCGCCAAGACAGAACTGTTGAACTCCGAATCAAGAGCTGGCAAGCTCACCAAAATCACGGGTAGTCTTGACCTGGTTTCAGAGAGATTCGAATTCCTCACATCCTCACTGTCACTATTTTCTGGTCTTATCGATACTGTCATGTCTTCCGCCGTACAGCGACGGGCGGGAAGTAAGTCTACGAGCCGGCAACAGCCAGAATCTAATCCTTGGCTTGGAACTGCCGACAAGGTACTCTCCAGCGTGAGCTTTTCAATTGCTCAAACGTCTGTTGACGTGTTTGAGAACACCTCGACATGGATGTTTGAATCAGAAACCAACAGGATATCGCTGTTGCAGATTGTCGTTCCCATTCTCAACAAAATTGTCCTCGATACATACGGTATGGGAGATTCTCCCAAGTCCGATAATCTCACGTCTTGCCTCCGACCTGCCGCTTCTCACGTCATTGACTCCTTTTTATCGCCATCGACTGGAAGCTTGCGTTTCcagcctctcctcttctctttcatctcTACCCTTACAGGAGCAGATACGACGCTATACCCTAACCGAACACAGGCTGTTCAAACTCAAGTCACCTCAATACTCGACTTTTCTACCACTCTACTTCGGGTAGCAAACTATCTGGAACGGCCTTCGACTTTGGTTGAGACTTACCTATTCAAGACTTCCACTTTATCAGCTCGGCTGTGCGCAGTGTCTGATCACTTCCGCGGGCCAGCTTTATCGCTACTGGAGGCTCTTGTCATCAATGCTGGCCAATCTACCAGCGAACCACCGTCCCTGCTTGGATATCTTGGCCCACAAATCTCAAAATCTTTCTTACAAATTCTTGCAACAATTGGCCAACCCTTTGTTTTGCCGGAAGTAGTGAAGATAACTTGGagattcttctcctccataCTAAAGAACCGTCAGCAGTGGATGTCGAACTGCCTTCTCACGGGACAAACACCCAGAGAAGCCATGAAACAAGATGCTAAGAACGAGACGTCTGCAGATTCTGTATTCGCAACAGCTTTGTCTAAGCTCAAAACTTTGAAAGACTTGGAAACAAGTGAGGCGCTTGTTGTTTTGGACTTTGTCGCATCTGCACAAAACTATTGGCCTTGGACGGTTTTCACGCTACAGAAGGATACCGCATACATAGATGGGCTGCGAGCCTATGTTCGCGACTTGAAACCTTCACATCAGACCGTTAAATCAAACGCAGTGCTGGCTAGTATTCAAGCAAGAATTGCTGCCTACATTGCCGAAACATTCGCGATGCAACTCTATCATTCGCGCCATCTAGGCAACGCCGAGACGCTTGCTAAAGCTTTAGTCAACGACTTGGACTACTATCTGCGCGATGGTGTTGAGGTGGCAAGCTACAACAAGTCTCTCCACAACAACTTTGCGAAGAACTTTTCCAATAAGTACTTTGGATGCGCCTTGGACAATTTCAAGCGTACTATGGTGGAACCAAGAGAACTGGGCGAGAACTATTACTATGACCTGGATCGTGCCGATGAAATCTTAAGATTTGATCCTGGATGGCGGGGAAAGAGGAAGGGAACTGGGTTCCTGAACGAGATGAAGATTGCGAACGCCAACCTGTCTCTAGTCGATGCTCAGATC GCTCTTTTCCACGCATGggagcttctgctgcttgaatTAAGCACATGCTTCCCGGAATCCGATGCTACTAAGAAGCAGATGATGCAGGTTGCACAGCAGTGCCTGAATGCTAACCAGGTGACGCCGGGTCCTGAAAATATCTTTCTCAAGATTGTTGACGCGAGAGCCAACCTGTCTCTCATCTTGGTTCAACGCTTGGTTAAATCCACTCTTGCTGTCAAGGACGTCAACCAACTGCTGGAGACTTTGATCGGCACCATCAATAGCGTTGATGAACCGTTCGAGCCTCAGTCTATTGCTTACTACCGAACGCTTCTGAAGACGTTGTTTGTTACTCTGCGGGCGTATCAGGCGGCATCCAGCAAAATAGCCACGAACACTCCCGATGATCTCGAAGGATCGATTGTAAATGTTACGCAAACTGTTCTCAACGTTTTGGACCATGTGGTTGCCAAAGGATTCAGAACATTGGTTAGCTTGATCCATGACAGGGAAGCTGATGTCTTCCCAGAGGATCTAGCTCTTCTCACGGCAATCATGCAAGCTTGTCTCAGTGTTCCCAATATTGAGCAATCCCAGACATCAATCTTGAACATAATGGCATCTCACGACGCTATGCATGCAGCGACGTCATTATACTCATGGGCTGATAAACTTGGCGATCAAGGCGATCCTGTTTATGGCGAACTCAGTATTTTGTTCCTGCTGGAGCTCTCAACTCTGCCGGCATTGGCGGAGCAGCTTGCGTGCGATGGCGTTCTCGGTGCTATTCTGTCCGCTAATCTCACCAAATTTATGCTCAGAACCAATGTCTCGCCGTACGCAGATGTACCAATTGCCCAACGGTGTTACGGAATTTGGGTGAAGGGAATGCTCCCACTCATGCTGAATTTACTCACCGCCCTTGGGGCTACTGTTGCTCCAGAAATTACCTATGTCTTGAACCAGTTTCCGCACTTGCTGCGGGCTAGCGTAGACCGATTCGAGGCACCGGGGGCCAGCCGGACAAAAGAGAAGTCTGCACAATATCTGACGCTGCTTGGTACCGCAGAGGTTCACTCTTTGGCATTGCTCACGCGTGTGCTTGCGGCTCTTCGGATGAATAACAGCAGAGATATTCCTGCAGTCGAATGGGACGCGACAGGCTTACTTGAGAATGTTGACTATTGGCTCTCCAGCAGACGGCTTTTGAAGGAGCGGCTCCTGCCTCTAGGACAGCGAGAGATGGAatggagaggaaagaaattGTCAGGAGATTGTGACAATTTGCTTGAGGAGAAGGTGGTGGCACAGCTCGAGACGGTTCGGGATGTGCTTAGTGATGAATTTGAAGGCTGA
- the TIM9 gene encoding protein transporter tim9 (BUSCO:EOG092D4RG5): protein MDMLTAAEQRTLEQRMQKRQVKEFVGAFGGLVEHCFTSCVDDFTSKSLSSKETGCLNRCVLKWMATQQRVSERFQEHNAQITQQMQK from the exons ATGGATAT GTTAACAGCCGCCGAACAGCGCACTCTCGAGCAGCGCATGCAGAAGCGTCAAGTCAAAGAGTTTGTCGGC GCTTTCGGCGGTCTTGTCGAGCACTGCTTCACCTCCTGCGTCGACGACTTCACCTCCAAATCACTCTCCTCCAAGGAAACCGGATGCCTCAACCGCTGCGTTCTCAAGTGGATGGCCACGCAGCAGCGCGTGAGCGAGCGCTTCCAGGAGCACAACGCCCAGATTACGCAGCAGATGCAGAAATAG